In one Myxocyprinus asiaticus isolate MX2 ecotype Aquarium Trade chromosome 29, UBuf_Myxa_2, whole genome shotgun sequence genomic region, the following are encoded:
- the LOC127420540 gene encoding podocan-like isoform X1, with product MGIFLGYFEPWTFTLRPELVFGCVSEAVKVDTFQSWKRNFGHCLGDVKVLSGLKVMGQWSGRLELLCLVLLGWTLMRGQGETNLDLQLLDEKQVELDEAAKNVKELIFCPEKCSCTVEEAVDCNGVSLTEFPPELSEKTRQLSLQNNQITEVTLEHLSHLQQLETLNLQNNRLTTQGLDDEGLHILERLSYLYLANNKLTAAPRHLPSSLVSADFAANQLTRIYPGTFGQKPALKSVYLHNNKLTDAGLPENMFNGSDNLEILIMSSNFLRCVPKDLPTALYRLHLKNNMLEKIPAGAFDNLFHLRELYLQNNFLSNDGVDNETFSQLNRLEYLDLSNNNLTAVPLGLPRNLILLHLERNSIQSIAVNALTPIRNLEYLLLHNNRLRSRSIHPAAFQGLKRLHTVHMYNNLLERVPRGLPRRAKTFMLLHNLISEIGRNDLISLYTLTELNLSYNRLTSTKLHREAFRKLRLLETLDLSGNKLQALPMGLPKSLQILKVKDNHMTEIPERALMGMSKLRELYLANNQLKLNSIYQGAWQELSALTTLDLSGNLLSHIPADLPESLEFLHLQNNKISTVSDTAFLNTPNIKGIFLRFNRLSVHSEESFSHLSKLQVLDIGHGNISPNRGQGEEVEDEDLPYDQEETDS from the exons GTGGATACATTCCAGAGCTGGAAGAGGAATTTTGGACATTGTTTAGGCGACGTGAAAGTATTATCCGGCCTGAAAGTGATGGGTCAGTGGAGTGGCCGGCTGGAGCTGTTGTGTTTGGTTTTGTTAGGCTGGACTCTGATGCGAGGTCAAGGAGAAACTAACCTGGATCTTCAGCTGCTGGATGAGAAGCAAGTGGAATTAGATGAAGCAGCGAAAAATGTGAAGGAATTGATATTTTGTCCGGAAAAGTGCAGCTGCACTGTGGAGGAGGCAGTGGACTGCAATGGAGTGAGCCTCACAGAATTCCCACCAGAATTGTCAGAAAAAACCCGTCAGCTCTctctgcag aATAACCAGATCACAGAGGTCACACTAGAACATCTTTCACACCTTCAGCAGTTGGAGACCCTAAACTTACAGAACAACCGCCTCACAACACAAG GTCTTGATGATGAAGGGTTACATATCCTGGAAAGGCTGAGTTATTTGTACTTGGCAAATAATAAG CTCACAGCTGCTCCGAGACACCTTCCTTCCTCTTTGGTCAGTGCTGATTTTGCTGCTAACCAGCTCACCAGAATCTACCCTGGCACCTTTGGACAGAAGCCTGCTCTCAA GTCAGTTTATCTCCATAACAACAAGCTAACAGATGCCGGTCTACCAGAGAACATGTTTAATGGATCGGACAACCTGGAGATCCTCATCATGTCCAGTAATTTCCTCCGGTGTGTTCCTAAGGATCTGCCAACCGCCCTCTACCGCCTACACCTGAAG aATAACATGTTGGAAAAGATTCCCGCAGGTGCTTTTGATAATTTGTTCCATCTTCGAGAGCTCTACCTTCAAAACAACTTCTTGAGTAATGATGGTGTAGACAACGAGACCTTCAG TCAGTTAAACCGTCTGGAATATCTGGATTTGTCCAATAACAACCTGACCGCGGTTCCTCTTGGCCTCCCGAGGAATCTAATCCTGCTACACCTGGAGAGGAACTCTATCCAGAGCATTGCAGTCAATGCTCTGACACCCATCCGGAACTTAGAGTACCTTCTCCTGCACAACAACCGTCTCCGGTCTCGCTCCATCCATCCGGCTGCCTTCCAGGGTCTTAAACGACTCCACACTGTCCACATGTACAACAACCTGCTAGAGCGAGTTCCTCGAGGTCTTCCTCGTCGAGCAAAGACCTTCATGCTTCTCCACAACCTCATCAGTGAGATCGGCCGCAATGATTTGATCTCATTGTACACCCTCACGGAGCTCAACCTCAGTTACAACCGGCTCACCAGCACCAAGCTTCACAGAGAGGCCTTCAGGAAGCTCAGGCTTCTGGAAACTTTGGATTTGTCTGGAAACAAGCTGCAGGCGCTTCCAATGGGACTGCCCAAGAGCCTCCAGATTCTTAAGGTAAAGGACAACCATATGACAGAGATACCAGAGAGGGCGCTGATGGGCATGAGCAAACTGAGGGAGCTCTACCTGGCAAACAATCAACTGAAGCTGAACTCTATCTACCAGGGAGCATGGCAGGAGTTGAGTGCACTCACG ACGCTTGATCTCTCTGGTAACCTGTTGTCTCATATACCCGCTGACCTGCCTGAGTCTCTAGAGTTTCTTCACCTGCAGAACAACAAAATCAGTACAGTATCTGATACAGCCTTCCTCAACACTCCCAACATCAAAGGAATCTTTCTCAG ATTTAACCGTCTCTCAGTTCACTCTGAAGAGTCTTTCTCTCACCTGTCCAAGCTTCAAGTGTTGGACATCGGCCATGGCAATATCTCTCCGAACCGAGGCCAGGGAGAGGAGGTAGAGGACGAGGACTTACCATATGATCAAGAGGAGACAGATTCATGA
- the LOC127420540 gene encoding podocan-like isoform X2, translated as MGQWSGRLELLCLVLLGWTLMRGQGETNLDLQLLDEKQVELDEAAKNVKELIFCPEKCSCTVEEAVDCNGVSLTEFPPELSEKTRQLSLQNNQITEVTLEHLSHLQQLETLNLQNNRLTTQGLDDEGLHILERLSYLYLANNKLTAAPRHLPSSLVSADFAANQLTRIYPGTFGQKPALKSVYLHNNKLTDAGLPENMFNGSDNLEILIMSSNFLRCVPKDLPTALYRLHLKNNMLEKIPAGAFDNLFHLRELYLQNNFLSNDGVDNETFSQLNRLEYLDLSNNNLTAVPLGLPRNLILLHLERNSIQSIAVNALTPIRNLEYLLLHNNRLRSRSIHPAAFQGLKRLHTVHMYNNLLERVPRGLPRRAKTFMLLHNLISEIGRNDLISLYTLTELNLSYNRLTSTKLHREAFRKLRLLETLDLSGNKLQALPMGLPKSLQILKVKDNHMTEIPERALMGMSKLRELYLANNQLKLNSIYQGAWQELSALTTLDLSGNLLSHIPADLPESLEFLHLQNNKISTVSDTAFLNTPNIKGIFLRFNRLSVHSEESFSHLSKLQVLDIGHGNISPNRGQGEEVEDEDLPYDQEETDS; from the exons ATGGGTCAGTGGAGTGGCCGGCTGGAGCTGTTGTGTTTGGTTTTGTTAGGCTGGACTCTGATGCGAGGTCAAGGAGAAACTAACCTGGATCTTCAGCTGCTGGATGAGAAGCAAGTGGAATTAGATGAAGCAGCGAAAAATGTGAAGGAATTGATATTTTGTCCGGAAAAGTGCAGCTGCACTGTGGAGGAGGCAGTGGACTGCAATGGAGTGAGCCTCACAGAATTCCCACCAGAATTGTCAGAAAAAACCCGTCAGCTCTctctgcag aATAACCAGATCACAGAGGTCACACTAGAACATCTTTCACACCTTCAGCAGTTGGAGACCCTAAACTTACAGAACAACCGCCTCACAACACAAG GTCTTGATGATGAAGGGTTACATATCCTGGAAAGGCTGAGTTATTTGTACTTGGCAAATAATAAG CTCACAGCTGCTCCGAGACACCTTCCTTCCTCTTTGGTCAGTGCTGATTTTGCTGCTAACCAGCTCACCAGAATCTACCCTGGCACCTTTGGACAGAAGCCTGCTCTCAA GTCAGTTTATCTCCATAACAACAAGCTAACAGATGCCGGTCTACCAGAGAACATGTTTAATGGATCGGACAACCTGGAGATCCTCATCATGTCCAGTAATTTCCTCCGGTGTGTTCCTAAGGATCTGCCAACCGCCCTCTACCGCCTACACCTGAAG aATAACATGTTGGAAAAGATTCCCGCAGGTGCTTTTGATAATTTGTTCCATCTTCGAGAGCTCTACCTTCAAAACAACTTCTTGAGTAATGATGGTGTAGACAACGAGACCTTCAG TCAGTTAAACCGTCTGGAATATCTGGATTTGTCCAATAACAACCTGACCGCGGTTCCTCTTGGCCTCCCGAGGAATCTAATCCTGCTACACCTGGAGAGGAACTCTATCCAGAGCATTGCAGTCAATGCTCTGACACCCATCCGGAACTTAGAGTACCTTCTCCTGCACAACAACCGTCTCCGGTCTCGCTCCATCCATCCGGCTGCCTTCCAGGGTCTTAAACGACTCCACACTGTCCACATGTACAACAACCTGCTAGAGCGAGTTCCTCGAGGTCTTCCTCGTCGAGCAAAGACCTTCATGCTTCTCCACAACCTCATCAGTGAGATCGGCCGCAATGATTTGATCTCATTGTACACCCTCACGGAGCTCAACCTCAGTTACAACCGGCTCACCAGCACCAAGCTTCACAGAGAGGCCTTCAGGAAGCTCAGGCTTCTGGAAACTTTGGATTTGTCTGGAAACAAGCTGCAGGCGCTTCCAATGGGACTGCCCAAGAGCCTCCAGATTCTTAAGGTAAAGGACAACCATATGACAGAGATACCAGAGAGGGCGCTGATGGGCATGAGCAAACTGAGGGAGCTCTACCTGGCAAACAATCAACTGAAGCTGAACTCTATCTACCAGGGAGCATGGCAGGAGTTGAGTGCACTCACG ACGCTTGATCTCTCTGGTAACCTGTTGTCTCATATACCCGCTGACCTGCCTGAGTCTCTAGAGTTTCTTCACCTGCAGAACAACAAAATCAGTACAGTATCTGATACAGCCTTCCTCAACACTCCCAACATCAAAGGAATCTTTCTCAG ATTTAACCGTCTCTCAGTTCACTCTGAAGAGTCTTTCTCTCACCTGTCCAAGCTTCAAGTGTTGGACATCGGCCATGGCAATATCTCTCCGAACCGAGGCCAGGGAGAGGAGGTAGAGGACGAGGACTTACCATATGATCAAGAGGAGACAGATTCATGA